In Flavobacterium gelatinilyticum, a genomic segment contains:
- a CDS encoding endo alpha-1,4 polygalactosaminidase — protein MKIRLFLLLVSMLTLSCSKDNDDQNSNQDQDNETEYKERMREFVIGISKFAKSQNAQFIVIPQNGIEIVSANGDASGENHSAYLNAIDGNGQEDLFFGYNDDDQATPAADNQYLRELLDKSKNTGKTILVTDYCSTPSKVTSSYTQNKNAGYISFAADKRDLTSIPGFPSTIPDENATVVKKLSEIKNFLYLINPSGFSTKTAFINAVTATNYDLIIMDLYFSDGSSFTADEINQLRNKVNGGKRLVISYMSIGEAEDYRYYWQTGWASNKPAWLDAENPAWKGNYKVKYWNKDWQNIIFGNSGSYTQKVINAGFDGVYLDIIDAFEFYE, from the coding sequence ATGAAAATTAGACTATTTCTATTATTAGTATCGATGTTAACATTATCCTGCTCAAAAGATAACGATGATCAAAATTCAAATCAGGATCAGGATAATGAAACAGAATACAAAGAGAGAATGCGGGAATTTGTTATTGGAATAAGTAAGTTTGCAAAATCTCAAAATGCTCAGTTTATTGTTATTCCTCAAAATGGTATCGAGATTGTTTCTGCGAATGGCGATGCATCAGGAGAAAATCACAGTGCTTACCTAAATGCCATTGATGGGAATGGTCAGGAAGATTTATTCTTTGGTTACAACGACGATGATCAGGCCACCCCTGCAGCCGATAATCAATATCTGAGAGAACTTCTTGATAAATCAAAAAATACAGGAAAAACAATTCTCGTTACTGATTATTGCTCAACGCCTTCAAAAGTAACTTCATCTTATACTCAAAATAAAAATGCAGGATACATTTCTTTTGCAGCAGATAAAAGAGATTTAACTTCGATTCCGGGTTTTCCCTCTACTATTCCTGATGAAAATGCAACCGTTGTCAAAAAGCTGTCGGAGATAAAGAATTTCCTTTATCTTATTAATCCATCGGGTTTTAGTACTAAAACTGCCTTTATTAATGCGGTTACGGCAACTAACTACGATCTTATAATCATGGATTTGTATTTTTCCGATGGAAGCAGCTTTACAGCAGATGAAATAAACCAGCTTAGAAATAAGGTCAATGGCGGAAAAAGATTAGTTATTTCGTATATGTCGATTGGTGAAGCTGAGGATTATCGTTATTACTGGCAGACCGGCTGGGCTTCAAACAAACCGGCATGGCTTGACGCAGAAAACCCAGCATGGAAAGGAAATTACAAAGTAAAATACTGGAACAAAGACTGGCAGAATATTATTTTTGGTAACAGTGGTTCGTATACACAAAAAGTTATTAATGCCGGTTTTGACGGTGTTTATCTTGATATTATTGATGCTTTTGAGTTTTATGAGTGA
- a CDS encoding nitroreductase family protein: MKNLFVSAVAAILLYGCSEPKIERTVFEGSSREAIISNILKRRSIRKYTDQQVTQQQLDTIMKCAIYAPSALNKQTWEIRVVQNQKILEEMNKRFLAFAQGKELQGSASRYREEGFSIFHHAPTLIVMAGEKGSNYTKLDAGLALQNILLSANALDLGTCPIGSLVPVLNLPENEDILKLLNIPEGYEVTINVALGHPAENPEAPIRYSDKVKIIK; this comes from the coding sequence ATGAAAAATTTATTTGTGTCCGCAGTGGCGGCTATTCTGCTTTACGGATGCAGCGAACCTAAGATCGAACGTACTGTTTTTGAAGGCAGTTCCAGAGAAGCCATTATCAGCAATATATTAAAACGAAGATCTATTCGAAAATACACAGACCAGCAGGTTACACAGCAGCAGCTTGATACAATAATGAAATGTGCAATCTACGCACCGAGCGCTCTTAATAAACAGACATGGGAGATTCGTGTGGTTCAGAATCAAAAAATCCTTGAAGAAATGAACAAAAGGTTTCTGGCCTTTGCTCAGGGTAAAGAACTTCAGGGAAGTGCATCCCGTTACAGAGAAGAAGGTTTCAGTATTTTCCATCATGCCCCAACCTTAATTGTAATGGCCGGGGAAAAAGGAAGCAACTACACCAAACTTGACGCAGGTCTTGCACTGCAGAATATACTACTCAGTGCCAATGCTCTTGATCTGGGCACCTGTCCTATTGGTTCTCTTGTGCCTGTACTGAATCTTCCTGAAAATGAAGATATTCTTAAACTATTAAACATTCCCGAAGGATATGAAGTTACTATCAATGTAGCCCTTGGTCATCCGGCTGAAAATCCTGAAGCGCCAATTCGATACAGTGATAAGGTAAAAATTATAAAGTAG
- a CDS encoding RnfABCDGE type electron transport complex subunit D: MKTAPFIKPKFNSTQMVMLDVVLALLPLVIIACLAYGSLVMMQFITAITAAFIAEFLFSAFLLKKYNTIFDGSALVTALLLVLTLSPLVPLYIVAFGAAAAILFGKILWGGLGKNTFNPALAGREFMSVFFSSVMTSSDIWKTKGFVKIAPDQFFPAADHSVLSEYLSAIVYKTSGAVGEYSILFIVLGGFYLLMRNRISWHIPLALLGVFTLLLWLPGGAQLRYSAAGILLGTLFMATDMPSSPATPNGKLYYGMMTGLVIFILIKGGVQFEYMSYSILLLNAFSHQISILFRPVAWGDPTDWKQKIEPVFNLTIKILGAAFAVLSLYYYGLIQYVVFLYILYLITKFNFSFSKKINNAI; encoded by the coding sequence ATGAAAACAGCCCCTTTTATAAAACCTAAATTCAATAGTACCCAAATGGTAATGCTTGACGTTGTATTGGCATTACTGCCACTGGTTATTATTGCCTGTCTTGCATACGGCAGTCTGGTCATGATGCAGTTCATCACTGCCATAACAGCAGCGTTTATTGCAGAGTTTCTGTTTTCTGCTTTTCTCCTAAAAAAATACAATACCATATTCGATGGTTCAGCTTTGGTAACGGCATTACTGCTGGTTCTCACGCTTTCTCCTTTGGTTCCGCTTTACATAGTCGCTTTCGGTGCTGCTGCTGCTATTTTGTTTGGAAAAATATTGTGGGGAGGTTTAGGCAAAAACACCTTCAATCCCGCATTGGCCGGAAGAGAATTTATGAGTGTCTTTTTTTCTTCAGTTATGACATCTTCTGATATATGGAAAACCAAAGGGTTTGTAAAAATAGCACCTGATCAGTTTTTTCCGGCTGCAGATCATTCGGTTCTGAGCGAATATCTTAGTGCAATAGTATACAAAACTTCTGGTGCTGTAGGCGAATATTCCATTCTCTTCATAGTTCTGGGCGGATTTTATCTGTTAATGCGAAATAGAATCAGCTGGCATATTCCATTGGCACTGCTGGGCGTTTTTACACTTCTGCTTTGGTTACCGGGAGGAGCACAACTGCGCTATTCTGCCGCAGGTATTCTGCTTGGTACTCTGTTTATGGCAACCGATATGCCTTCGAGCCCTGCAACTCCAAACGGAAAATTGTATTATGGTATGATGACAGGTCTGGTTATTTTTATATTGATCAAAGGCGGTGTGCAGTTTGAATACATGTCTTATTCTATCCTGCTGCTTAATGCTTTCTCACATCAAATCAGTATACTGTTCCGTCCTGTCGCATGGGGAGATCCAACCGACTGGAAACAAAAAATCGAACCGGTTTTTAATCTCACCATCAAAATTTTAGGTGCCGCCTTTGCGGTTCTGAGCCTCTATTATTATGGACTTATTCAGTATGTTGTTTTCCTATACATATTATACCTCATCACTAAATTCAACTTTTCCTTTTCAAAAAAAATTAACAATGCAATTTAA
- a CDS encoding RnfABCDGE type electron transport complex subunit C, with the protein MLSIPSLKKETKKKQIASVTDPVDFYIPLSGYRNLMEPVVKIGETVKKYQIIAAGSDIAAEKIHAPASGIINAFTTIGNKAVIHLINDFKETKSPAPYFDPSEINLEVLQEILLNCGVKGAGGSQFPTHLKYNVTKEKINTLIFNGAECEPYLISDTALMKYEIYELLQAAKVLQKVLGAPEIVFGIEKHNKSLKAHLLENAKKIQLAVKVKILPDTYPQGGELQLIKSVTKLELRKGTIPSQHGILVNNIGTLRAVYNAVFKSRPMIDRIVTVSGNNTSQSGIFRVKIGTPIGHILNLTDNHWNPEKQTVVMGGAMMGKSVDSPLQPIEKGSGGLLVLKKLKSTENNCIKCGFCIDVCPQKLMPLEFVRHNIDNDLEALRTFNLQDCIECGACAYICPSNVALMENIFEGKIKLSASAEKILQ; encoded by the coding sequence ATGCTTTCAATACCTTCGTTAAAGAAAGAAACTAAGAAGAAACAAATCGCATCTGTAACAGATCCGGTCGATTTTTATATCCCCCTGTCCGGTTACAGAAACTTGATGGAACCCGTTGTAAAAATTGGAGAAACTGTAAAGAAGTATCAAATAATTGCAGCAGGATCTGATATTGCTGCCGAAAAAATACACGCCCCGGCTTCAGGAATCATTAATGCTTTTACTACCATCGGAAATAAAGCAGTCATACATTTAATAAATGATTTTAAAGAAACGAAATCGCCTGCTCCTTATTTTGATCCTTCAGAAATAAATCTTGAAGTATTGCAGGAAATACTGCTTAACTGCGGTGTTAAGGGAGCCGGAGGATCGCAATTTCCTACGCATTTAAAATACAATGTAACAAAAGAAAAAATTAACACCCTGATTTTTAATGGTGCCGAATGTGAGCCTTATTTAATCAGCGATACCGCGCTGATGAAATATGAAATCTACGAGCTTTTGCAGGCAGCTAAAGTTTTGCAGAAAGTCCTGGGTGCACCTGAAATAGTTTTTGGTATCGAAAAACACAATAAATCCCTTAAGGCACATCTTTTAGAAAATGCCAAAAAAATACAGTTAGCCGTAAAAGTTAAGATTCTTCCTGATACTTATCCGCAGGGAGGCGAATTACAGCTTATCAAATCTGTCACAAAACTGGAACTCAGGAAAGGCACTATTCCTTCGCAGCATGGAATTTTGGTTAATAATATCGGGACGCTTCGAGCGGTTTACAATGCCGTTTTTAAATCGCGTCCTATGATAGACCGTATCGTTACCGTTTCCGGAAATAATACCTCTCAAAGTGGAATTTTCAGGGTAAAAATAGGCACCCCAATTGGTCATATTTTAAATCTGACGGATAACCACTGGAATCCCGAAAAACAGACCGTTGTTATGGGAGGCGCTATGATGGGAAAAAGCGTCGATTCGCCTTTGCAGCCGATCGAAAAAGGTTCCGGTGGTCTGCTGGTTCTGAAAAAACTAAAATCAACCGAAAATAATTGCATTAAATGCGGATTCTGTATTGATGTTTGTCCGCAGAAACTGATGCCTCTGGAATTTGTACGACATAATATTGACAACGATCTTGAAGCTCTCCGCACTTTTAACCTTCAGGACTGTATTGAATGTGGTGCCTGTGCCTACATCTGTCCGAGCAATGTGGCCCTTATGGAGAATATTTTTGAAGGCAAAATCAAATTATCAGCATCAGCAGAAAAAATACTACAATGA
- a CDS encoding FAD:protein FMN transferase: protein MLQKVPKQYLAQTRRIFHCNCKIKIPIEFGEQLLEKSFEVLEEIDRKYNSYVSGSFFNRINEMRGSWVTVDKDCIEMINTIQKVSVITKGHYDITCMPLLRLWGFYKEDNHKLPKSDELAYALEKVNFRSILTDGLNIKINTEQEIITGSFIKAFAVDKTIAFLKSQGVTDAVINAGGSTISSLNDASHPAWKINIPDPFNKEAFKTGLEISSQTFSLSGSVDNHLVIDGKKYGHILNCITGYPAETLQTGVLTKSAFLGDVLSTALFTVPAVMRNEVTAELKKHFDFDYFIIDNDNKKILAECFQYLR, encoded by the coding sequence ATGCTTCAGAAAGTTCCTAAACAGTATCTGGCCCAGACCCGAAGAATTTTTCACTGCAATTGCAAAATCAAGATTCCAATTGAATTTGGCGAACAGCTTTTGGAGAAATCCTTTGAAGTGCTCGAAGAAATAGACAGAAAGTATAACTCATATGTATCCGGTTCCTTTTTCAACCGCATTAATGAGATGAGAGGAAGCTGGGTTACTGTAGACAAAGATTGTATTGAGATGATCAACACAATTCAAAAGGTTTCGGTTATTACCAAAGGCCATTATGATATTACCTGTATGCCGCTGCTGCGACTCTGGGGATTTTACAAAGAAGATAATCATAAACTGCCAAAAAGTGATGAATTAGCCTATGCACTTGAAAAAGTTAATTTTAGATCGATCCTTACAGACGGCCTGAACATTAAAATAAATACTGAACAGGAAATCATTACCGGTTCATTTATAAAGGCTTTTGCAGTTGATAAAACTATTGCGTTTCTTAAAAGCCAAGGCGTTACAGATGCTGTGATAAATGCGGGAGGCAGTACCATTTCATCATTAAACGATGCTTCTCATCCGGCCTGGAAAATCAATATTCCGGACCCATTTAATAAAGAGGCTTTTAAAACCGGCTTAGAAATCAGTTCACAAACTTTCAGCCTTTCGGGCAGTGTGGATAATCATTTGGTAATTGACGGGAAAAAATATGGTCATATCCTGAATTGTATAACCGGATATCCTGCTGAAACTTTACAGACTGGGGTTCTGACAAAAAGTGCTTTTTTGGGCGATGTGCTTTCTACTGCGCTTTTTACGGTTCCGGCTGTAATGCGTAATGAAGTGACAGCCGAATTGAAAAAACATTTCGATTTTGATTATTTTATAATAGACAACGATAATAAAAAAATACTTGCAGAATGCTTTCAATACCTTCGTTAA